The sequence ATTTGTTTACATTTTATGAGTAATAGTTTTAGGTGTCTCTTATAGTTCCATTTTGAtctgattttattatgtctaaAGCCACGATCAAACCAATAACATACCTTATTAAGGTACTAACACTTGGTTTTCAAGTTTCAAGTTCCATTTTCCTCTAGTGATTTTATTCTTAAACCTGAAGACATATTTCATTGTGATTAACTTTTATACCACAATATAATGATATTGTTTGTTGTACATGAATATAATGTCTATATGTAAAACAATAatcaatataatataattagCGCAGATTGAAATTAATGATGACACATTTTATGATTTGTTCAACAAAAATGAAGCATAAAGAATTAGTGCTCATTAATTTCATGGTAAAGATGAAAAAAGGTTGGCACTACTTAATGGTTATTTCAAGTATAGAACATAAAATGTCCTTTGATGTGTTGAATTATTGACACCCAGGAATGTTAAAGGTATCACTTGCACTAGCGAATATGAATTGACATACCATGTGTCCCTTGAATTAGTTTTTGGAGTTATGATTAATCCCATATTGTTTATTATCTCAATCCTCCCAATTCATTTCATTCAAGTGAAAATTATGTTCTCTACTGAATATGATAAGATACCATTCCACTATTATAACTTGTTATAGAGGAAAAGTTATGAACCATAATCGTTTATTCATCATATACTACCTAATGAAATATATACATAGCACATGTGACATATTTTGCAGTATGACTAATAAAGTGAAGGTTTAATCTTTGTTCTAAATTAACTGTTGTCCTTAAAGATGATGAGAAGTTCCATACTACTACTAATCTGCTTCATCTTTTTCTTTAGCAATTCAAGCATTCAGCTTCGTGGTTTCTGTATGCCTCCTATGCTTAGGGATGTTGTTGGTGGTAGTGATTCTGATGGAGAGGGCTATGAGGCTGTTACTCCAGAGCATAATGTTGAAAGTCATGATGGAGAAAAGACTCCAGTTCCAGCAGTTGAAAAGTGCAGCCACATCTTGGAAGATGTCGATGCTGAGCTTGAAATGGAGGATGTGGCTCCATGTTGCGAAGGAGAAATTGCTTCCACCAGTAATATTGCTGGAGCAGATCAGACAGTGCCAAATCATCAACCCAACAACCATTATGGAGTGCCATTTACCCCTCAACAACCTAAGGAAGGGGCACTTACATCTACTACTTCATCAAGTTCTACCTTACCTCCACCACCACATGCACCTTCACTTCATACACCTGCAGGATCTGCCTTTTCCAATGGAGTATGTAATTCTGTTCCAAATGGTCCAGAGTCAAAGCCTTACTCTAGTCGTCAGGTTTCTTTCTATCTTAGCTTAACTACAATTGCTGCTACTTCGTTGGGTAAATAGTTATTTATTGATATTTGTGCATCTGCCAGGAGTGCAAGAGTCATTTTCTGGCCAACAGATCCAACAAGAGTGTTTTTGCAAGAATCAAGCCAGCGGCTACTGATGCTGTGCACCATCATGTTCGTGAAAATGAAGATTTTGAAGGCCAGAGGCATAGACAGATGCCCGATTCTAATAGTGCTTGTTCTTACAGCGATCGACCTACCTCCCATGTATCTGGACGTGCTTCTAATAGCAGCCAGCAAACTGATTCTCTCAACAAGGGTTTTCATTTGCGACCTCCTCATCCTGCTCCttctaatcaattttcatatgtGCACGAACAAAGGATACAATCACGGAGGAATGCTCCACCATCTTCACATTCCAATAGATTCCATACACGCGGCGCAGAAAATGGGAACTTCTATAAGGTTCGTGGCAGGAATAAATTTGTACCACATGACAATATTGGGGAGTCGTGGAGACCTCCATTTCCGTCAATCTCTGGTAATTCTGTCTTTCCTTGCTTGTGCTCTAGTGTCTTTGTCGTTCCTTATTGTTTAGATATTGTCAATCACAGCCTTTCTTCTCTCTCAGGTCCATGCTACCCAGATGATCGTTCACCCATGTCATACAGTGGTCCTCCTTGTGAGCCACCATTTCCCAACAATAGATGGAATTTCCCTCCGCGACCCATGAACCACAGGCATTTTAATTACATGCCATCTTCTGAAGGTCCTTTTCCTGTGGCAAATAGAGGTATGGAATCTATCCCCATATGGCGTACAAGTTAATCTAATTTTACCAAAGTTTTTAGAAAATTGATTAATTCCAATCATATGCCAGTTGGTATATATATTTAGAACCCTGATTGTTGCCTTATTGTGAATTTGTGATGTATATATGGTTGTTTTCAGTGCTGCATAATAAAAATTGCCACTTTGTGCAAATTTGTGGTTAGCATATATTTTCGACTTGAACACTACGTTCTTACCTTAATAATTGTCTTCGTGGATTTAGGTCATTTCTGGAGACCGAGATAAGTTTTCTGAGACAGCTGCTTCAAACTGGTATTATTGATTGACAACTTGTTTTATTTTGTCTTCGTGTTCTCCTTTTCACTTATTCTCTTATCTCTCTGTTAGGTTGGATTTATTTTGACAATGCGACTTGCTGTAAGAATACCCCTTGTGATCAAGTACTGTGGGATTACAAAAGTTTTGACATTGCTCTGGCCAAGGAAGAAAAACAGCATGCTTTTTCATTCAATTGTAGATATGCATGCATCTATTCTATTCTATGGCTGCCTGGAGGGGTGACGTCGTGTAACCTCTAGGCTACTACACCTGCATATATCCGAATCAAGTTCAACTGCTCCCAAATTTTGACAAAGTGTAAACATAGTGTATGTAGGCCATTGTAGGATTTGaatttaacctttttttttttttttgagaagtgTAATTTCATTCTCAAGCACCCGTCACTGTAAAAATGCCTGATGATAACGATTGATGCTGTGTGAATATAATCGTAAATTGATTTATCTGTGTTATTATCCTGATTCTTTTGCTTTTGTGGGCTAATGCTGCAATGATACTGGTTTTTTGCATTGAAATTGTTCACTAGTGAGGCTGATTTCTCTAGAGAGATTTTGGTGCATTTtacattatatttatatgatTTATTAACAAGCTTCAACTTTTGTTTATTCTCCGAAACTGGACCGAATCATAATAGGCCATTTATGGCTGGAAATATGTAGATTGAGGGTAAAGCTCAATGTGGAAGTTGTTTGTACCTATTTGCTTCAATGTTTCTCCCAGCATTCTTCATTTCAACTTCTCATTTCGAAGAACTGTTATATTTACTTAGAAGTTCCTTCAAAACATGTACTAATGAGCTTGTTTGATATACGTGAtaataaccttttttttttttttacagcagcccgtcgaaattcgacggcaATTCATTATCATGTAAATATGTAGAATTATTTAATCTAATTTTTAATTCATGAATGtcatttaattaaaacaaaaagGTGGCCAGAATGAAATAAGCTCAATAAAGGAGAATACCAAAGTAACCAAACAAGCATTTCAACAAACCAATAATTGAATCAGAGCATAAGGATAATGAAAGTGTCTACCACAGAATGTACAAGTCTTATATCATGAATGTGGTTGTTCACAGACAAGTAAAAGGCTCAAGGGCGCTGAAATGAAGGCAAATTATTCAAACTAAATGAGGTCTTGGCAAAATTTGGGGCTACAAAATGATCTGCACTATAAGAAAAATCTATCTTAGTTGCAAAACCAAGTTTCGCACAGTCAATTGCTATCCGTGTAGCTCGGCCTATGCTCTCTTTGGTTCTCGTCAAAGATCTAATGATTGCTTGAAAGGATGACAAAGATTCATCTTTGCTGGTACATTTTCCAGAAAGTTTAGCCTTTTCTTGATGCAACTGGACATCTGTACTGGAAGAGCTATTATGTTCATTATTACTGTCTAATGAAGCTAAGTTGCATATGGAAGAACTTGGAGGCGATGCTTTTGCACCATATGCCCCGTCAGTCAATGATGAGGTAGACTGAGTGATTGAAACAGTTCTATCTTCTATGTGGCCATAAGATATAGAAGCAGAATGAAGTATAGAATGACGATGACCGCTATTCAGAACCTTTGCAGGAGTATTGCCCGAGAGCAATGGTGAACATGCTTCTTCCACAAACTCAGTCCTGAAAATACAAATATGAAATGTCAAACATTATAAAGCAAGTTAAATCAAGTAAACAAAAAACCATAGACAGGTATATTAAAAGTTTACCGCTTACTGTCGTGGTTATTCTCAGGTAATAGGAGATGCTTCGTCTTATTTGTTTCATCACCGCCACCATCTGCACTGTCAAGCTGGACACGGGTGTCATCATTAGGTGAACAACCACCAATTCCCTCCACACAGTCAGAATCTGAGTTCATCTGCGAAATATCAGGATCAGATTTCTCAGCAACTTCTTTCAAGTCTGAGCATACAGTCTTGCAGTGATTGGCAGAAGATATTGTCGTACCGGCTGCAATGCGGTTCAAATTAGTGGACTGCTCACTAACATTAAGAGAATCTTGTTTTACATGATGCTCAGCATCAGTTTCTGCAGGAGCATCATTTAACATGGACAACTTTAGACGTTTATTATCAGCACCTTCAACTGATCCTCTGCAAAATACAGGATCCGAGCTCTCAATACCATGAGTTTTAACACAATTTAATACAGTTTCTGTATCATTTTTTGGAGTTTCCGCATCTGACATCATACAGAACGCAGAAGCATTCACTAGACTGAGAAGTCCATGAACAGGATGTACAAGTCTATATCATGAATGTGGTTGTTGACAGCTCTAATGCAATGTGAGAAGTCCATGAACGCGATTAGCTATGGTTGATGCTCGCACACACATACCGTTCTTCAAGCCTGATCTTAGGGGTTGCTAGCCACAAGTATAACATAGATACTTGTATAATTTGACGGCTAGTTGAAAATATGAAAGGCCGTTCAGCCCGCTGCGTATACCATGAGATCTCCATTGCGAAGTTCTTTCGGGAGATGCTTTACAACTTTAAATTTCGGCCATGAAGGTCGAGGTGGAGTGATGTTACCTATCCGTGGCTTAGGAACTAATCGGCCATAGACCATGCACGTGAGACCCCCCCAATATGGAGTTCCATTGAAAAATATATTCATTTCATACTTCAACCTGATAGTGTCATTAATATCTGATATGAATAAACAGTaataataaatcaatttaatatggttttgttttatgtttaaactaGTTTTGCTCCTGTGTGATGCACGGTAATaattatttaactaaattatttaaaagtatAAGTAATCAATGGTTTTTAAGTTAaatgtctttttatattatacaattataataaaattagtaataattttataactTAAAAGATtacattcataattttttttaactttcatAAGATAGATCTCACTAATATTATTCAAATAAAGTTGACTTTTTATAGTTGTATGTGAGTCAAATCAATGATCAAGATctcaattaacaacatattttttatCAACGATCATTATTAGCATATTTTTTATCAACGATCATTATTAGCAGAACCCAAAGATGTTGAAGAAGCACTGAAATCCACTCAATGGAttatcgcaatgcaagaagaactaaatgaattcaataggaattcagtttgggaacttgtggatcgCTCAGTGATGCAAAAGTTATAGGactgaaatggattttcaagaataaAAAGGACGAGAAAGGAAATGTGGTTAGAAACAAAGCAAGactagtggctaaaggatacagtcaagaagaaggaatcgaccaCGGTGAAACTTTGCCCCTGTTGCTAGACTAGAAACAGTCAGACTTTTCTTAGCCTATGCCGCTCATAAAATattcaaagtacaccaaatggatgtaaaatgtgcatttctcaatggggTGCTCActgatgaagtctacgtggaacaacctccaagCTATGAGATTGCTAGACCAGataaggtgtacaagctgaagaaagcgctctatgcattgaagcaagcaccaagagcatggtatgatactctctctgagtatctaattgaacaaggattcaagaagggatcagtggacagaactttgttcacacTGAAACAAGGAGAAGAcctcctacttgttcagatttatgttgatgacatcatcttcggatccaaatccgaacgaaTGTGCAAGAAGTTTACTGAAATTATGACGAATAAATTCCAGATGTCAAttatgggagaaatgaatttctttctgggATTACAAGtgaagcagaccaaagaagggaTACTGATCAATCAATcaaagtatgccaaggaactaaTCAACAAGTTTGGCATTCAACACATGAAGTCAGTAAAAATTCCAATGAACACCAATTGGAAGGTGAATCCAGAAACTGAAGGAAAATTTGTATCACCAACTAAGTACAGAGATATCATTGGATCACTACTTTACTTAACTGCAAGCAGACCAGGCATAGCTTTTGCAGTCGGAGTATATGCGAGATATCAATCAAATCCGAAAGAAGCTCATATGGACGTTGCTAAACGCattctaagatatctcaaaggcacacccaatatAGGTCTTTAGTATCTAGCTGACGACAACTTCAAGCTCTCAGGATACTCAGGCTCaaattttgcaggatgcaaaattgatcggaAATCAACTTCCGACACTTGTCAATTCTCAGGCAACAAActtatctcatggttttcaaagaaacaAACTTCAGTCgctggtggacgtcgccaaccaccaaaataattcctgcggaattaccaaaataaattaatacaatggcaagcagggtcgatcccatagagagcagttaaaactcattcaaatccctaaatctataaaaacggtgatgccacaACGCCTTAAATTTAAGTGGAATTAATTAGACTAAGaatgcagaattaaatcaaataaaatacgcttgaagtaaatatatgaaaagggtaattcggctcaaataaatccactctaattcaactcttatcctcgacgcaataattaatcaatccctatcaaccaactagttataggataccgtgaaacgcaacggacgtaccccaattcctacttactgtgtcgataaacagctggagacgccagacctgcttatttcccttattaaaatataacctagctggagacgccagaccaagatttaatattctaatagcattaagatgaaggaacccaatttatatcaattatcctagagacgctagtaataattaatataccaattaattccccctacgaacacggtagttgtatcactaattagtccaattccaacaattacggattggcaggaactaattgactgtaatccaattaaacttaagttgatcaggcttaaataaaatcagaattatcttggaatctaggaattaatcggaatcaataggaatcaattttaaaccaattaggtctcacagattattaaattagagtttcattattctcgccgaattaaaagatttagctactcatgcttaaaataaaaacaatcaaataaataaaaataaacataattaaaataaacgaacaagactaataaataaattgcaggaaattaaattaaacttgaACCGATTGAAGAAAATCGTCTGCTCCTTCGAAACTTAATCCAGCCGCAAAATTCAGAAAACAGATGCAAGAATTAAATCTAACTAAAGCTATGAAATCAAAGGCTAAAAACTATGGAATCGAGAATTTGCATGGAAGGGAAAAGTtgcatgaaataaaaacaaagtCAACTCTAGCTAATCAAATTCCAAAAGTGCGGCTGTTCTcaaaaaactaaaactaaataCCTAATgcttaagttaaaaaaatatataataaaactaAATCTAATCTACCtcctatcatatatatatatatatatgtgcggCTCCTATCAAAACTAAGAATCCTAATTCTAATCAAACACAAGGAATCCAACCCATAAGTGGCCGAACACCCTAATTAATATGGGTTTCGGCCCTTTCCAAAAAACTaaagcccaaaattaattaaaagagtatttgacttaattaaattacaaaataattagCTCCAAAGCCAAATCTCTAAATTCCTCCAAAAATCACCAACTTCT comes from Salvia miltiorrhiza cultivar Shanhuang (shh) chromosome 3, IMPLAD_Smil_shh, whole genome shotgun sequence and encodes:
- the LOC131016193 gene encoding ENHANCER OF AG-4 protein 2-like isoform X1, translating into MNSDSDCVEGIGGCSPNDDTRVQLDSADGGGDETNKTKHLLLPENNHDSKRTEFVEEACSPLLSGNTPAKVLNSGHRHSILHSASISYGHIEDRTVSITQSTSSLTDGAYGAKASPPSSSICNLASLDSNNEHNSSSSTDVQLHQEKAKLSGKCTSKDESLSSFQAIIRSLTRTKESIGRATRIAIDCAKLGFATKIDFSYSADHFVAPNFAKTSFSLNNLPSFQRP
- the LOC131016193 gene encoding uncharacterized protein LOC131016193 isoform X2 is translated as MMSDAETPKNDTETVLNCVKTHGIESSDPVFCRGSVEGADNKRLKLSMLNDAPAETDAEHHVKQDSLNVSEQSTNLNRIAAGTTISSANHCKTVCSDLKEVAEKSDPDISQMNSDSDCVEGIGGCSPNDDTRVQLDSADGGGDETNKTKHLLLPENNHDSKRTEFVEEACSPLLSGNTPAKMSSCIKKRLNFLENVPAKMNLCHPFKQSLDL